The nucleotide sequence ACTCATTTGGTTGTATAAGTTACTTTAGACTTATGTTTACAAAATTGCTAAGGATTTGAAGGGGCTACTTAAATTTCCAGTGATACTGTGCCATGTTGTTTTTGGGAAGAGGCTTGAAGTTCATctgcaaaaaaatattaaatgcttaCTGCTGTTACAAAGAACATTCCTCCAGATGTTAAACAGTATTATCTCCCATCTCTTCCCAAATTCCCCCCAAACATggttttgtatttaaaaagtagaGTTCATTAtctttgaaaaactattttaaattaaatacaaatgttcagccattcatttttattgaacattttctcatttaaaatttgttggctgggcacagtgactcaagcctgtaatcccagcattttgggaggccgaggcgggtggatcgcctgaggtcaggagttcaagaccaggctggccaacatggcgaaaccctgcctactaaaaatacaaaattagccaggcacagtggaaggcgcctgtagtctcagctacacgggaggctgaggcaggaggatcacttgaacccaggaggcagaggttgcagtgagctgagatcacgccactgcactccagcctggggacagagcaagactccatctcaaaaaaaaaaaattgtcttgtcTGATTCTCGCTACTAGATTGCAAGTTCCCCAAGGACAGCCTCTATTTTACTTACCCCTATAGTATCTGGTATAGTCCCTGACATTTAAGAATTCAATGAACCTGTGGTTTATGGGGTTAAATTATAAGATAAATGACAGGActgatatttcttatttttatggtaGTTGATCACTTGTAAAACATGCAACAGAACAGTGAAACATCATGGTAAAAGTAGAAGCTTTCTGTCAACATTGAAGAGCAATCCTGCCACTCCTACAAGTAAACTCAGCCTGAAGACACCAGAGAGAAGGACTGCAAACCCAAATCATGACATGTCTGGCTCGAAAGGCAAGAGCCCAGCATCGGTTTTCAGGTATCTTAATCCATGAAGTTTTTGAATTGCCAGTGTTAagtgttttcttctaatttcCTGTGTTTAATATATACTCCCTAAATATGCCATGCATTTCAGGACTTGGccatttttcctcccttttctaaTGTCACATACTCCCATATCTTCAATGCTCATTTCACTGCATTTGACTTCTAGGTATGTTACTCTACTTCCAACATCTCCTGTGCCTATTTCCAGCTGCCTGCTAAATATAACCACTTCAGTCCCCTACATGTTCAAAACTTAGTTCATCATTGCCCCACAGCTAACCACTCAAACCTGTCCATCCTCCTGAGTTCCTTATTCTGTGAATGAACACACCTTTCTGGACATTTTGACCTAAAATGACAGGTACATTCAAAAATCCCTATTCCCTTGGTCCTTGTCACCGATTTCTATATATCCTACTTCCCTGTTTTCATCTTTTtgctcctttttctccatagtgCTGCTATATTCTGGTTCAGGTCCTTATGCACCATTTGTCAGGACTACTGCAGTGATTTTCCTCATGGGTCTCCCTGCTTCTAGGATCAAACTCTTTTAGTGTGATCATCTTTCTGGAGCATAGCTCTGATTAGAAGCATCACTGTGTAGCATATGGATCAATGCTCTAGCATGGCTTTCCAGCCCTATCTGGCACCAATCTGTCTGCCTGTCTTTCTTTGCCTTAAATCATCCTATGTGCCAACAAAACTGAACCATtcacggccgggcatggtggctcacacctgtaatcccagcactttgggaggctgaggtgggcggctcaggagttcaagaccagcctgtgcaacacggtgaaatcccatctctactaaaatacaaaaaattagccaggtgtagcggcgtgcgcctgtagtcccagctatttgggaggctgaggcgggagaattgcttgaacctgggaggcagaggttgcagtgagctgagatggcgccactgcactccagcctgggcgacagagcgagactccgtctccaaaaaaaaaaatactgaaccATTCATAATACACTTTCTTGCCCTAAACATTTGTTCTTGCCCTTTTCTCTGTCAGAAATTCCTGAGGAAATCTAACTGAACAGGGATTTGTCAAATGATAATACACCGAGGATAGCCAGTGCATGTATATGGCCATAATACAAAAGAGTAGAAAATGATTGTCATTTGTTGGTATAACTAAgtgtggttttgtttcttttcagaacACCTACATCTGGACAGTCAGTATCTACTTGCTCCTCAAAGAACAccagcaaaacaaagaaacactTCTCTCAACTAAAAATGTTACTTAGTCAGAATGAATCCCAAAAGATTCCAAAGGTGGACTTCAGAAATTTCTTATCTTCTCTGAAGGGTGGActttgaaaataagaaatgtcTGATGTCAATTCTGAAACTAAAGTTGgcaaaacaactttttaaactcttattcattttttgaatACATGGAAACTAGATCTGAATGCAAACTTTTCTTGGCATCCTTCAGTGTTTATGGGGAAAATACCTCATTGGTATGAATACCTGAAACCTGCCTACCTCATAGGACAGCTGTGAGgatcaaaaaatatatgaaagttcCTTGTAGAcacatatctatagatatatatgtttatgtatataaagatagataTATACATTGAGTAGTGGCAttactgttttttcttcctttagtcagcagtttttatttatgttattgtcTTTCAAAAGGAAATTGAGATCTTTATGAGAGGGTCTATTCACTCATAAGGGTTTCTTCCATGTGTCTATAGCATTGTTGATAATTCAGGAATAGGATCAAGTGGGtccttattttctcacaattatcTGCATAACTATCTTAGTAAAACCTGAACCTTATTCCTATTTTGATTGCAAAAGTAAATATCTGGAACATTCCTGATTATAGATCACTCAATAGGaaactaaaattttctttcttagaaaaggaaatatactgTTGGTGATactataaattagtacagcaactttggaaaacagtatggaggttcgtCAAAAAACTAAaggtagaattaccatatgatcccacATCtgcatatatatccaaaggaattgaaatcagtatgtcaaagagatgtctgccCTACAGTGTTTCATTGTaggattattcacaataaccaagatatgaaaacaacagaaatgcttGTCAAAGGATGGATTTttgtaaatgtgtatatacacaatggaatactattcagcctttaaaaagcaagaaattctgTCAGTTatgataacatggatgaacctagcggacattatgctaagtgaaataagccagacacagagagacaaatactgtattatttaCATGGGATCTAAAAAAGTAGAGCTCATAGAAGTAGAGGATATAAAGTAGAGCTCATAGAAGTAGAGGATATAATAGTGATTAGTGGAGGctgtggttgggggaggggaaatTTCAAttaagaggaataagttctatGATCTCttgtacagcatgatgactatagttaatgtatatttcaaaatagctgaaaGGATTTTTGGccttttggcctttttttttttttttagagacagagtcttgctctgtcatctgggctggagtgctaTAGCATGATTATagatcactgtagccttgaactcctgggctcaagtgatcctgttgcctcagcctccagaatagctggaactacagacacacaccactgcacctggctaatattttaatttttttcatttcccacTACAAGaagccataattttttttattttttgtagaggcaggatcttactttgttgcccaggcttgtcttgaattcctggcttcaagcaatcctcctaactcaccctcccaaagtgctacgattacaggtgtgagccacagtgcccagccaaaagagggttttttaatgttcttgccacaaagaaatgataaatgtttgaggtgatggatctgttaattagcctgattggATTACACCAGTGTATACATGTAATGAAACATCACATTgtgtcccataaatatatacaattattatttgtctttttttttttttttttgagacggagtctcactctatcacctgggctggagtgcagtggtgcaatcttgtctcactgcagcctccacctcctgggttcaagcaattctcctgcctcagcctcctgagtagctgggattacaggtgcccgccactacgcccagctaattttttgtatttttagtagagatggggtttcaccatgttggccaggctggtctcgaactcctgacctagtgattcgcccgtctcggccttccaaagtgctgggattacaggtgtgagccaccacgcctggcctacaattattatttatcaattaaaaatactcAAAGGCCAAGATTAACAACTTGTTCTTATAGTTGCATGAAATGAAATTGTGCTAACTGGTGCCAGCACCAAAAGGCCAGGTATTCACTTTGTGTCCACAACATTTGGCACAACACAATGGTCATGGTAGCTGCTTTACCTTTCTGACTAACTTCTCTCTAGAACATCTGTTTCTCTTGAACTCGTCTTGCTCCTGATCACCCGGTCACAGCGAGCTCTTTGCAGTTCTCAATGCATACCATGTACTTGGCAGCTTCGGGCCTCTGCATGTGCTTTTTCCTTTAGGTCTCACTTTGGAGACTGCCCTCCACCCCAACCCCACTGCATTATGAGGGGCCacttttttttcacagttctggtgACCCTGTAGTTTCTTGTTTCTGATCATTACCAACTGCCTGTGAGCTCTTTGCAGACCTGAGTGGTCTCACTTGCACCCCCAACACCTTGTTTGTTGCCCAGCACATAGCACAAACTGCAGATTCCAAGACTACTACATTTAGTAAGTTCTACTTCTTCCACACTAAGAACTAAGGTCCTTTCTGAGCACATGATTGGAAAGTAGATAAAAAGTAGTAAAGACAAACTCTCAGGTGGGAAGTTGTCCACATTACTTCATTTGCAAGTGAGGGACACTGGATTCTTGACTTTTCTGTTTCGCAGAAAGGTCTTTGGGCATTtctaaagaatatttgaaaattgaaGTGTggagataaaactataaaacctttaGAAGAAGGTACAGGAGTAAATCTTCATAACCCTGGATTATgcagtggtttcttagatatgacaccaaaagcacaagcaacaacaagaaaaataaacagataaactggacttcatcaaaattaaagacTTGTGTGCTctcttcaaaggacaccatcaagaaagtgaaaagtcaGCCCccgaatgggaggaaatatttgcaaatcatacacaAATGACCTCCAACTTATGATGGTTCAacctgagttttttttgtttttgtttttgtttttgtttttgagacagagtcttgctctgtcgccaggctggagtgcagtggtgcaatctcagctcactgcaacctcacttGAAtcactgggttcaagtgattctcctgcctcagcctcccgaatagctgggactacaggtgcatgccaccacacccagctaatttttgtatttttagtagaaacggggtttccccatgttggccaggatgatctcgatctcttgacctcatgatctgcccgaatcggcctcctaaagtcctgggattataggcatgagccacaccgtgcccagcctcaacttgagattttttttaacattatgaTGGGTTTACCAGGACATAACCCATCCTAAATTGAGAAGCAtttgtatctgataagggacctACATCCAGAATtatgaagaactcttaaaattcaataataaaaagacagaagATGGTCAGAATCTGAACACAGTTCTCCAACATGGCTACTGAATACACGAAAAGATACTTCATACCTACTAGGCTGACTCACAGACACAGTACAAGTGGTGAAGATGTAAAGAAATTGGAACCATCACACATTGCTCctaggattgtaaaatggtgGAGTCACTTTggaagtttggcagttcctcaaaaatttaaacagttaccatatgacccaacaattccattcAGGCATATACCCGAGATAACTGAAAAcagatgtccacacaaaaacctatatATGAATGTTCATGGCAGTAGTGTTTATAATATGCATAAGACAGAAATTTCAACATAGCTAAAAGTGTTTTTTGAATGTCCAGCCACTGTtgaataaaaaaaatgtggtttttccatacagtggaatagtaATGTTGTCATAAAAAATTACTGATATATGCTAGAACATGAATGACCCTTGAAAACACTGTATTAATTGCaagaagccagacaccaaagaccacatattgtgtgactccatttatatggaatgttcagaataggaaaatatatagaaatagacAAGTGGTTGCCAGAGGGATAGGGAGAATGGGGAGCAACTTCTAAtgagtatggggtttctttttagggtgatgaaaatattctggaattagatagtaaccatggttgtacaactctgagTATACTAAAAACACAATTCTACACATTGgaaaggtaaattttatgtgaattatctatccttaaaaaaataaacattacctTAAATTTAATGTAGACATTTAAGTTTTAAATCCTGTAAAGAGAAGCAGCAGAGATGCAACATAGGCTCAGACTTTAAGCAGCTCTAATTTCatggctttcctgggcctccacCATATTGCCATAGGGCCTGTCACATGCTTATGCATCCTACTGGCTGCAGCAGTGCATCCTGAAGACAGCTCAGTATAGC is from Pan troglodytes isolate AG18354 chromosome 17, NHGRI_mPanTro3-v2.0_pri, whole genome shotgun sequence and encodes:
- the C18H18orf21 gene encoding UPF0711 protein C18orf21 homolog isoform X1, translating into MRQKHYLEAAARGLHDSCPGQARYLLWAYTSSHDDKSTFEETCPYCFQLLVLDNSRVRLKPKAKLTPKIQKLLNREARNYTLSFKEAKMVKKFKDSKSVLLITCKTCNRTVKHHGKSRSFLSTLKSNPATPTSKLSLKTPERRTANPNHDMSGSKGKSPASVFRTPTSGQSVSTCSSKNTSKTKKHFSQLKMLLSQNESQKIPKVDFRNFLSSLKGGL
- the C18H18orf21 gene encoding UPF0711 protein C18orf21 homolog isoform X3 codes for the protein MRQKHYLEAAARGLHDSCPGQARYLLLFLFYSWAYTSSHDDKSTFEETCPYCFQLLVLDNSRVRLKPKAKLTPKIQKLLNREARNYTLSFKEAKMVKKFKDSKSVLLITCKTCNRTVKHHGKSRSFLSTLKSNPATPTSKLSLKTPERRTANPNHDMSGSKGKSPASVFRTPTSGQSVSTCSSKNTSKTKKHFSQLKMLLSQNESQKIPKVDFRNFLSSLKGGL
- the C18H18orf21 gene encoding UPF0711 protein C18orf21 homolog isoform X2, whose product is MVKKFKDSKSVLLITCKTCNRTVKHHGKSRSFLSTLKSNPATPTSKLSLKTPERRTANPNHDMSGSKGKSPASVFRTPTSGQSVSTCSSKNTSKTKKHFSQLKMLLSQNESQKIPKVDFRNFLSSLKGGL